GGACGGCCGGCCGCCGAACAACGAGTGAACAAACAAAAGGTTGTTACCTGCAGTGGTTCCGTTGTTAGCGATGAAGCTGGCCATGTCGGTGGGTTGGCTGTCGATGCTCAGGTTCCTCATGCAGCCCACAAAGTCTCTGTTCCTCACAGGGAAGTCCTCGGGCAGGTTGGGAACACCCCCCAGCAGCAGCGGCCCTGTCAGGTCCAATGATCTGCAGGGGAGAGTACAGGAAACTGGGTCAGAACGGAGACAAAATGGCACTTGTAGCTCAGAGTTCATCTAATGCTTCTGGATCCAAAATGGCGCCCCAGTCCCCATAGGATAAGGAGCTAAAGATGCACCAACAAAGTGCCAACTGATGGGTAATGGACTTAAGCGAAAACGAAAATCACACTCTATATTGAACTCCCTTTCTTTCAACCTGAACGCAATGACAGGTTTCAATACACAGTGCCTGTGACAGACACCAAAGTGTTCCTCAAAAGGTTCTTACGTTTCCCAAAGGGGACTACTCCAGGCTACTGGTGGTGTGAGTAGTATGGTTACCCTGCAAaaggttatttgtcacatgccttgTTGACTGTAAGGACAAAGCCACTGTAACCCAGCGAGCTAGCTTGATTCATTTCTCATCCtctaacactacaacagcccAGAAGACTTAGCAGGCAGCAAAGACGCAGGCTTACACACAAGCCTCTAAACATCAAACGCCCAGGGGTTTTTAACATGAATTATTGTGACGCAATACCAATGCAtaacatttgttttttttaatgatcCATTTGAATACGGCAAAAGTGCAACGTCATATGGCCCCAAAAAAATGCCACATGAACTTGTGTGGTGTTCCACAAAGTAGGTGTTGAACGAGTGTTGTCTCTCACTTCAGGAGAAGCAACTAGGGTGAGGTCTGACCGACAGACAGGTCAAAAaagatagatgtgtgtgtgtgcgtgcgcgcgcgcgtggTAACTTTCACCTAAAAGCCCCGGGTGTCGACCTCAAGAGTCAAGCCACGTCATTTACTGTAGAAGAGCTCTGAGCCAATCATATTGGAGCGACCGGTTCTAAAAGAATGCAGCCTCATTACCTCGTTCCTTTGATGTGTTTTTCTCCTTTTCCTAAATGTGTTCTAGCTCGCTGCCTTGCCTAACGTCCCTAATTTGAAAAGGATATTGGTTTCAGATACAGAAACAATTAGTTGCTGTAGGGAACGTCTGAAAGATAGAATTGTAAAAGTTAAGCCATGTTAGGCTGTGTGAAAGAGGCTATGTCTGAGAGATTTGTCTGAAAACTGAGAGCATGTCAATCCTGAGAGATTAAGAGAGTGAAAAGGCAAGGTAATCTGGTGTAATGAAGGTGACTGGAAATCAGTCCTGCAGTTACAACACTGACTCCTTAGCCTAACACACATTAGTCTCACTAATGGTAGTGGAAAGAACCtgaagacagagggggagggagagagggagacggagagagagacactcactTTTTCTGTCCGGTCTGGGTGCCCTGGGCAGCACAGGAGTAATTGCTGATCTGGTTGCCAAAGCGAACTGCCATGGCGATGTCACAGTCGTCCACAGCAACCACAGCCACCTTCTCACCCGAGGGCCCATGGGGGATCCCCAGACGACCAATGTTGGGCTGGAACACAGAGGTCATAGGTCACATGATTATTACAGGAAGTAAAAACAACATACATCATTAATGGAGGAATGAAGAAGTTGCCCTTCTTTTAAAAATAATCTTTTACTCATTCTTTACTGTTTGGAAACAGTTTTCATTCTAAAGATTGCATGAAACCTAAACCGTAAAAAGCTATTAGGTTAACTAGGTCATAACAGACACTGATTAGAGCAATTCTCCTGATTAAGGGCTCTGGCCTATGAATGTTGATCTGAGAGAAATTAAGATCAGTTTAGAAAATCGGATTAAACTCCTTGGGTTTAATCGCCGTGTAAAAGCTCATTTGCTGAACTATTTCCTCTAACAAAAGCCAAGCACTGGTCTTGTGTGAAAAGACCAGTATTTTCTCACAGTGTATTTACTCCACAGCTTGGCCTGAGACCACAGATGAGTTgattacctatctctctctctccctggaaaACAGTACAGAGGTAaaggaaaagggggatacctagtcagtcgtacaactgaatgccttcaactgaaaagtgtcttccgcatttaaccctctgaatcagagaggtgctgggGGCTGCCATAGTCGACATCCACCCCTACAATAACTAACTACAGATCACAACTCAGATGAAGAGTAAAGAACTTGCCCCTACAATAACTAACTACAGATCATAACTCAGATGAAGAGTAAAGAACTTGCCCCTACAATAActaactacagatcacaatgcaGATGACCACAGAGTTCACAGAAGATAGGAAAGGTTTTCATCCTGGGTGCCTAAAGACCGggctagaagagaggaagagaatgagagggagggaatgagagggagggagggaatgagagggggagaatgagagggagggaatgagagggagggagggaatgagagggagggagggaatgagagggggagaatgagagggagggaatgagagggagggagggaatgagagggggagaatgagagggagggaatgagagggagggagggaatgagagggggagaatgagagggagggaatgagagggggagaatgagagggagggaatgagagggagggaatgagagggagggaatgagagggagggagggaatgagagggggagaatgagagggagggaatgagagggggagaatgagagggggagaatgagagggagggaatgagagggagggaatgagagggggagaatgagagggagggaatgagagggggagaatgagagggggagaatgagagggagggaatgagagggagggagggaatgagggagggagggaatgagagggggagaatgagagggagggagggaatgagagggagggaatgagagggaaggagggaatgagggggagaatgagagggagggagggaatgcgAGGGGGAGAATAAGAGGGAGGGAATGAAAGGGGAGAAtaagagggagggaatgagagtgagggaatgagagggggagaatgagaggggagggaatgagaggggagaatgagagggggagaatgagagggggagggaatgagaaggggataataagagggggagggaatgagaaggggataataagagggggagggaatgagaaggggataataagagggggagggaatgagagggggagaatgagaggggagggaatgagaggggagaatgagagggggaggggagggaatgagaaggggataATAACAGggggagggaatgagaaggggataataagagggggagggaatgagaggggagaatgagaggggagaatgagaggggagggaatgagaaggggataataagagggggagggaatgagaaggggataATAAGAggggagggaatgagaaggggataataagagggggagggaatgagaggggagaatgagaggggagggaatgagaaggggataATAAgaggggagggaatgagagggggagaatgagagggggagggaatgagagggggagaatgagagggggagggaatgagaggggagaatgagagggggagaatgagaggggagggaatgagaaggggataataagagggggagggaatgagaaggggataataagagggggagggaatgagaaggggataataagagggggagggaatgagagggggagaatgagagggggagaatgagagggggagggaatgagaaggggataataagagggggagggaatgagaaggggataataagagggggagggaatgagaaggggataataagagggggagggaatgagagggagggaatgagagggggagaatgagagggggagaatgagagagaaagaaaaagagattgAGTGGCTGGCAGTGTTTATCACACACAGTTTATCAGTGACAAATAACtttaaagcaacaggacactatGGTGGGCAGACAGACGGTGGGAGGGAAgaaatacagaaacagagagggagacgatAGTTAAAAATAGAAAGAAGTGGAAAGAGAAAAAAAATGAGAGAAAAACAAGACAAAGTGTGAGCGAGGACGAGCTCCATTTTAGGTCAGAGCGGTACTAGGGTGGCACATTTACCAGGACAcaaacacctctatcagcactaTCACTACCCCACCTTCAAAACACTTGAACATTTTCCACATAAAGACCTCTCTAAACTACAGTGTGCTTCTGACCTCGTTACACTCTCTCCCTAGAATTTCTCTAACAGAGTGGTCTTtccctctcttacacacacacacacacacacacacacacacacacacacacacacacacacacacacacacacacacacacacacacacacacacagggtttaaTAGGGACAGTGTGTGTCTAGCAGTGAGGGTATTTGATCCCTATCCTGTGGAAGTGTGACAATGGGGAGGATGGGCTGTTGAATGGCAGGCAGACGTGGTCCAGGAGCTGGAGAAGATCCAGGAACAGGAGCAGATCCAGGAGCAGATCCAGGACAGATCCAGGAGCAAGTCCAGGAGCAGGAGCAAGTCCAGGAGCAAGTCCAGGAGCAGGTCCGGGAGCATATCAGGGAGCAGGAGCAAGTCCAGGAGCAGGAGCAAGTCCAGGAGCAAGTCCAGGAGCAGGAGGAGATCCAGGAGTAGGAGCAGGTCCAGTAGCAGATCCAGGAGCAGGTCCAGGACCAGATTCGGGAGCAGGAGCAAGTCCAGGAGCAGGAGAAAGTCTAGGAGCAGGAGAAGATCCAGGAGCAGATCCAGGAGCAGGAGCAAGTCCAGGAGCAGGAGCAAGTCCAGGAGCAGAAGCAGATCCAGGTGCAGGTCCAGGAGCAGATCCAGGAGCAAGTCCAGGAGCAGGTGCATGTCCAGGAGCAGGTCCAGGAGCAAATCCAGGAGCAGGAGCAAGTCCAGGAGCAGATCCAGGAGCAGAtcatccagtatttatgctgcagtagtttatgtgtcaggggggctagggtcagtttgttatatctggagtacttctcctgtcttatccggtgtcctgtgtgaatttaagtatgctctctctaattctctctttctttctctctttctctctctcggaggacctgagccctaggaccatgcctcaggactacctggcatgatgactgcttgctgtccccagtccacctggccgtgctccagtttcaattgttctgcctatgacccttcatagcctggttcctctctacgtttcttcctaggttttggcctttctagggagtttttcctagtcaccgtgcttctacacctgcattgcttgctgtttggggttttaggctgggtttctgtacagcactttgagatatcagctgatgcatGAAGGGCCATAAGGTCCAGGAGCAGGTCCAGGAGCAGATCCAGGAGCAGGTGCAGCTACAGGTCCAGGAGCAGAAGCAGATCCAGGAGAAGTAGATCCAGGAGCAAGTCCAGGAACAGATCCAGGAGCATGTCCAGGAGCAGATCCAGGAGCAAGTCCAGGAGCAGAAGCAGATCCAGGAGCAGGTCCAGGAGCAGAAGCAGATCCAGGAGCAAGTCCAGGAGCAGGAGCAGATCCAGGAGCAGGAGCAAGTCCAGGAGCAGGAGCAGATCCAGGAGCAGGAGCAAGTCCAGGAGCAGGAGTGGATCCAGGAGCATGTCCAGGAGCAGATCCAGGAGCAAGTCCAGGAGCAGAAGCAGATCCAGGAGCAGGTCCAGGAGCAGGAGAAAGTCCAGGAGCAGATCCAGGAGCAGGAGCAGATCCAGGAGCAGGAGCAAGTCCAGAAGCAGGAGTGGATCCAGGAGCATGTCCAGGAGCAGATCCAGGAGCAAGTCCAGGAGCAGAAGCAGATCCAGGAGCAGGTCCAGGAGCAGAAGCAGATCCAGGAGCAAGTCCAGGAGCAGGAGTGGATCCAGGAGCAGATCCAGGAGCAGGAGCAGATCCAGGAGCAGATCCAGGAGCAAGTCCAGGAGAAGGTCCAGGAGCAGGTCCAGGAGCAGATCCAGGAGCAGGAGAAAGTCCAGGAGCAGATCCAGGAGCAGAAGCAGGTCCAGGAGCAAGTCCAGGAGAAGGAGCGGATCCAGGAGCAGATCCAGGAGCAGGAGCAGATCCAGAAGCAAGTCCAGAAGCAGATCCAGGAGCAGATCCAGGAGCAGATCCAGGAGCAGGAGCGGATCCAGGAGCAGATCCAGGAGCAGGAGCAAATCCTGGAGCAGATCCAGGAGCATGAGCAAGTCCAGGAGCAGATCCAGGAGCAGATCCAGGAGCAGGAGCAAGTCCAGGAGCAGAAGCAGATCCAGAAGCAGGTGCAGAAACAGGAGCAGATCCAGGATTAAATCCAGGAGCAAGTCCAGGAGCAGAAGCAGATCCAGGTGCAGGTCCAGGAGCAGATCCAGGAGCAGGTCCAGGAGCAGAAGCAGATCCAGGAGTAGGAGCAAGTCCAGGAGCAGATCCAGGAGCAGGAACAGATCCAGGAGCAGATCTAGGAGCAGGAGCAAGTCCAGGAGCAGATCCAGGAGCAGATCATCCAGTATTTATGctacagtagtttatgtgtcggggggctagggtcagttcgttatatctggagtacttctcctgtcttatccagtgtcctgtgtgaatttaagtatgctctctctaattctctctttctctctctcggaggacctgaactctaggaccatgcctcaggactacctggcatgatgactccttgctgtcctcagtccacctggccgtgctgctgctccagtttcaactgttctgccaggAGCAGAGTCCAGGAGCAGAAGCAGATCCAGGAGCAGGTCCAAGAGCAGATCCAGGAGGAGAAGCAGGTCCAGGAGCAGgtccaggagcaggagcaggtCCAGGAGCAGGCCATCGAGGGATAGCTCTCAGACAAC
This DNA window, taken from Oncorhynchus nerka isolate Pitt River linkage group LG23, Oner_Uvic_2.0, whole genome shotgun sequence, encodes the following:
- the LOC135564031 gene encoding putative uncharacterized protein DDB_G0271606; this translates as MKGHKVQEQVQEQIQEQEQIQEQVQEQKQIQEQVQEQKQIQEQVQEQEQIQEQEQVQEQEQIQEQEQVQEQEWIQEHVQEQIQEQVQEQKQIQEQVQEQEKVQEQIQEQEQIQEQEQVQKQEWIQEHVQEQIQEQVQEQKQIQEQVQEQKQIQEQVQEQEWIQEQIQEQEQIQEQIQEQVQEKVQEQVQEQIQEQEKVQEQIQEQKQVQEQVQEKERIQEQIQEQEQIQKQVQKQIQEQIQEQIQEQERIQEQIQEQEQILEQIQEHEQVQEQIQEQIQEQEQVQEQKQIQKQVQKQEQIQD